One Purpureocillium takamizusanense chromosome 12, complete sequence DNA window includes the following coding sequences:
- the GCD1 gene encoding Translation initiation factor eIF-2B subunit gamma, variant 2 (COG:J~EggNog:ENOG503NXWR) — translation MGPHATSAPSTGLQALILCGPGSSFPTFTSNPDENPKALLPIANRPMVWYPIDFCLRTGITDITLICPPSASQALTAAMNTNPYLTGLPLPRPDILAPADLDQNTGTAEILRLPEVRELIQSDFVILPCDLICELAGEKLLQAWMVKSASPTDLLSDSNLTNGHLARHNGGLTVWYNTKSTVTVKGEETDFVATTPLPPSPIASPRGSVFQHMSKLVYSIPTDSLNDITEERKSLPLRHALLRANPRARMHTTKRDAHIYVFPRWVLDFVKENDRLESIGEDVVGWWAKAQWQEGLAEKLHFDSFCGTSGAADDDNESTPESISLSKESSTAGQSSSGTPSQRQIQGIDSLQLQGKGDAPLRGCEVPPILAYIPGIHGQDAAPLIRRVDTAQLLLAISLQLAKLPSIEEAGPDAASPFAHPKKVAYPEGVKPRTTITKQDSLIGENVTVEEKTSIKETVVGAGCQIKEGAKLSQCLLMDGVVVGKGCKLTKCILGKRCVIGDGSVLTDCEVQENLLVEARSEFRLYCNSYRLRGRRMLTVRYSRGQGQQADELRGSGGYRGGNGGGPSGGGRRGGRRCGRGHGRLAATVAQQDNRCR, via the exons ATGGGCCCCCacgccacctcggcgccctcgacgggcCTCCAGGCCCTCATTCTCTGCGGGCCTGGCTCATCGTTTCCGACATTTACGTCGAACCCGGACGAGAACCCCAAGGCGTTGCTGCCAATCGCCAACCGTCCTATGGTGTGGTATCCCATTGACTTCTGCTTGAGAACTGGCATCACCG ACATCACATTGATATGTCCTCCCTCTGCTTCCCAAGCTCTCACCGCAGCCATGAACACAAACCCGTACCTCACTGGGCTGCCTCTTCCGCGGCCAGATATTCTTGCTCCCGCAGACTTGGACCAGAACACTGGAACCGCCGAGATCTTACGCCTTCCCGAAGTTCGCGAGCTCATCCAGTCCGACTTTGTCATTCTGCCGTGCGACCTGATCTGTGAGCTGGCAGGAGAGAAGCTGCTTCAAGCATGGATGGTCAAGTCGGCCAGCCCGACAGATCTTCTGAGCGATAGCAATTTGACGAATGGCCACCTGGCCCGTCATAATGGCGGGTTGACCGTGTGGTACAATACGAAATCTACGGTCACGGTCAAGGGAGAGGAAACAGACTTTGTTGCGACGACGCCTCTGCCACCATCACCGATCGCATCGCCGCGAGGATCAGTCTTTCAGCACATGTCCAAGTTGGTGTACTCGATCCCGACGGACTCACTCAACGACATCACCGAAGAGCGGAAGTCCCTGCCACTCAGGCACGCGCTCTTGCGGGCCAACCCCCGTGCGCGGATGCACACGACCAAGCGGGACGCCCATATATACGTCTTTCCCCGATGGGTTCTTGATTTCGTCAAGGAGAATGACCGTCTCGAGAGCATTGGCGAGGACGTTGTAGGCTGGTGGGCAAAGGCGCAATGGCaggagggcctcgccgagaAGCTGCATTTTGATTCGTTTTGCGGCACGAGTGGCGCTGCTGATGACGACAATGAGTCAACGCCTGAAAGCATATCATTGTCTAAGGAGTCAAGCACTGCTGGTCAATCCTCGTCAGGGACTCCGTCACAGCGGCAAATACAGGGCATTGACAGTCTTCAGCTGCAGGGGAAGGGCGATGCGCCGCTCCGTGGCTGTGAGGTACCACCAATCCTCGCTTACATACCCGGCATCCACGGCCAGGACGCAGCTCCTCTCATTCGGCGAGTCGATACGGCGCAATTGCTTTTGGCCATCTCTCTGCAGCTGGCGAAGCTCCCCTCGATCGAAGAGGCCGGGCCGGATGCCGCGTCACCGTTCGCACATCCCAAGAAAGTCGCGTATCCGGAAGGTGTTAAGCCCCGAACCACCATCACGAAGCAGGACAGCCTGATTGGCGAGAATGTAACGGTGGAGGAGAAGACGTCGATAAAGGAGACGGttgtcggcgcgggctgccAGATCAAGGAAGGCGCCAAGCTGTCGCAGTGCCTGCTCATGGatggcgtcgttgtcggcaaGGGCTGCAAGCTCACCAAGTGTATCCTCGGCAAGCGGTGCGTCATTGGGGACGGGTCGGTACTGACGGATTGCGAGGTGCAAGAGAATCTCCTCGTGGAGGCGAGAAGTGAGTTCCGACTCTATTGCAATTCTTACCGCCTACGAGGACGACGTATGCTAACCGTGCGCTACagccgaggacaaggacaacaagCTGATGAGCTCCGAGGGTCTGGAGGCTACCGAGGCGGAAATGGAGGAGGTCCTTCAGGAGGTGGACGAAGAGGTGGCCGCCGTTGCGGACGCGGCCATGGTCGACTAGCGGCTACAGTAGCGCAACAAGACAACCGCTGCCGTTGA
- the GCD1 gene encoding Translation initiation factor eIF-2B subunit gamma (COG:J~EggNog:ENOG503NXWR) yields MGPHATSAPSTGLQALILCGPGSSFPTFTSNPDENPKALLPIANRPMVWYPIDFCLRTGITDITLICPPSASQALTAAMNTNPYLTGLPLPRPDILAPADLDQNTGTAEILRLPEVRELIQSDFVILPCDLICELAGEKLLQAWMVKSASPTDLLSDSNLTNGHLARHNGGLTVWYNTKSTVTVKGEETDFVATTPLPPSPIASPRGSVFQHMSKLVYSIPTDSLNDITEERKSLPLRHALLRANPRARMHTTKRDAHIYVFPRWVLDFVKENDRLESIGEDVVGWWAKAQWQEGLAEKLHFDSFCGTSGAADDDNESTPESISLSKESSTAGQSSSGTPSQRQIQGIDSLQLQGKGDAPLRGCEVPPILAYIPGIHGQDAAPLIRRVDTAQLLLAISLQLAKLPSIEEAGPDAASPFAHPKKVAYPEGVKPRTTITKQDSLIGENVTVEEKTSIKETVVGAGCQIKEGAKLSQCLLMDGVVVGKGCKLTKCILGKRCVIGDGSVLTDCEVQENLLVEARTEDKDNKLMSSEGLEATEAEMEEVLQEVDEEVAAVADAAMVD; encoded by the exons ATGGGCCCCCacgccacctcggcgccctcgacgggcCTCCAGGCCCTCATTCTCTGCGGGCCTGGCTCATCGTTTCCGACATTTACGTCGAACCCGGACGAGAACCCCAAGGCGTTGCTGCCAATCGCCAACCGTCCTATGGTGTGGTATCCCATTGACTTCTGCTTGAGAACTGGCATCACCG ACATCACATTGATATGTCCTCCCTCTGCTTCCCAAGCTCTCACCGCAGCCATGAACACAAACCCGTACCTCACTGGGCTGCCTCTTCCGCGGCCAGATATTCTTGCTCCCGCAGACTTGGACCAGAACACTGGAACCGCCGAGATCTTACGCCTTCCCGAAGTTCGCGAGCTCATCCAGTCCGACTTTGTCATTCTGCCGTGCGACCTGATCTGTGAGCTGGCAGGAGAGAAGCTGCTTCAAGCATGGATGGTCAAGTCGGCCAGCCCGACAGATCTTCTGAGCGATAGCAATTTGACGAATGGCCACCTGGCCCGTCATAATGGCGGGTTGACCGTGTGGTACAATACGAAATCTACGGTCACGGTCAAGGGAGAGGAAACAGACTTTGTTGCGACGACGCCTCTGCCACCATCACCGATCGCATCGCCGCGAGGATCAGTCTTTCAGCACATGTCCAAGTTGGTGTACTCGATCCCGACGGACTCACTCAACGACATCACCGAAGAGCGGAAGTCCCTGCCACTCAGGCACGCGCTCTTGCGGGCCAACCCCCGTGCGCGGATGCACACGACCAAGCGGGACGCCCATATATACGTCTTTCCCCGATGGGTTCTTGATTTCGTCAAGGAGAATGACCGTCTCGAGAGCATTGGCGAGGACGTTGTAGGCTGGTGGGCAAAGGCGCAATGGCaggagggcctcgccgagaAGCTGCATTTTGATTCGTTTTGCGGCACGAGTGGCGCTGCTGATGACGACAATGAGTCAACGCCTGAAAGCATATCATTGTCTAAGGAGTCAAGCACTGCTGGTCAATCCTCGTCAGGGACTCCGTCACAGCGGCAAATACAGGGCATTGACAGTCTTCAGCTGCAGGGGAAGGGCGATGCGCCGCTCCGTGGCTGTGAGGTACCACCAATCCTCGCTTACATACCCGGCATCCACGGCCAGGACGCAGCTCCTCTCATTCGGCGAGTCGATACGGCGCAATTGCTTTTGGCCATCTCTCTGCAGCTGGCGAAGCTCCCCTCGATCGAAGAGGCCGGGCCGGATGCCGCGTCACCGTTCGCACATCCCAAGAAAGTCGCGTATCCGGAAGGTGTTAAGCCCCGAACCACCATCACGAAGCAGGACAGCCTGATTGGCGAGAATGTAACGGTGGAGGAGAAGACGTCGATAAAGGAGACGGttgtcggcgcgggctgccAGATCAAGGAAGGCGCCAAGCTGTCGCAGTGCCTGCTCATGGatggcgtcgttgtcggcaaGGGCTGCAAGCTCACCAAGTGTATCCTCGGCAAGCGGTGCGTCATTGGGGACGGGTCGGTACTGACGGATTGCGAGGTGCAAGAGAATCTCCTCGTGGAGGCGAGAA ccgaggacaaggacaacaagCTGATGAGCTCCGAGGGTCTGGAGGCTACCGAGGCGGAAATGGAGGAGGTCCTTCAGGAGGTGGACGAAGAGGTGGCCGCCGTTGCGGACGCGGCCATGGTCGACTAG
- the GCD1 gene encoding Translation initiation factor eIF-2B subunit gamma, variant 3 (COG:J~EggNog:ENOG503NXWR), whose amino-acid sequence MNTNPYLTGLPLPRPDILAPADLDQNTGTAEILRLPEVRELIQSDFVILPCDLICELAGEKLLQAWMVKSASPTDLLSDSNLTNGHLARHNGGLTVWYNTKSTVTVKGEETDFVATTPLPPSPIASPRGSVFQHMSKLVYSIPTDSLNDITEERKSLPLRHALLRANPRARMHTTKRDAHIYVFPRWVLDFVKENDRLESIGEDVVGWWAKAQWQEGLAEKLHFDSFCGTSGAADDDNESTPESISLSKESSTAGQSSSGTPSQRQIQGIDSLQLQGKGDAPLRGCEVPPILAYIPGIHGQDAAPLIRRVDTAQLLLAISLQLAKLPSIEEAGPDAASPFAHPKKVAYPEGVKPRTTITKQDSLIGENVTVEEKTSIKETVVGAGCQIKEGAKLSQCLLMDGVVVGKGCKLTKCILGKRCVIGDGSVLTDCEVQENLLVEARTEDKDNKLMSSEGLEATEAEMEEVLQEVDEEVAAVADAAMVD is encoded by the exons ATGAACACAAACCCGTACCTCACTGGGCTGCCTCTTCCGCGGCCAGATATTCTTGCTCCCGCAGACTTGGACCAGAACACTGGAACCGCCGAGATCTTACGCCTTCCCGAAGTTCGCGAGCTCATCCAGTCCGACTTTGTCATTCTGCCGTGCGACCTGATCTGTGAGCTGGCAGGAGAGAAGCTGCTTCAAGCATGGATGGTCAAGTCGGCCAGCCCGACAGATCTTCTGAGCGATAGCAATTTGACGAATGGCCACCTGGCCCGTCATAATGGCGGGTTGACCGTGTGGTACAATACGAAATCTACGGTCACGGTCAAGGGAGAGGAAACAGACTTTGTTGCGACGACGCCTCTGCCACCATCACCGATCGCATCGCCGCGAGGATCAGTCTTTCAGCACATGTCCAAGTTGGTGTACTCGATCCCGACGGACTCACTCAACGACATCACCGAAGAGCGGAAGTCCCTGCCACTCAGGCACGCGCTCTTGCGGGCCAACCCCCGTGCGCGGATGCACACGACCAAGCGGGACGCCCATATATACGTCTTTCCCCGATGGGTTCTTGATTTCGTCAAGGAGAATGACCGTCTCGAGAGCATTGGCGAGGACGTTGTAGGCTGGTGGGCAAAGGCGCAATGGCaggagggcctcgccgagaAGCTGCATTTTGATTCGTTTTGCGGCACGAGTGGCGCTGCTGATGACGACAATGAGTCAACGCCTGAAAGCATATCATTGTCTAAGGAGTCAAGCACTGCTGGTCAATCCTCGTCAGGGACTCCGTCACAGCGGCAAATACAGGGCATTGACAGTCTTCAGCTGCAGGGGAAGGGCGATGCGCCGCTCCGTGGCTGTGAGGTACCACCAATCCTCGCTTACATACCCGGCATCCACGGCCAGGACGCAGCTCCTCTCATTCGGCGAGTCGATACGGCGCAATTGCTTTTGGCCATCTCTCTGCAGCTGGCGAAGCTCCCCTCGATCGAAGAGGCCGGGCCGGATGCCGCGTCACCGTTCGCACATCCCAAGAAAGTCGCGTATCCGGAAGGTGTTAAGCCCCGAACCACCATCACGAAGCAGGACAGCCTGATTGGCGAGAATGTAACGGTGGAGGAGAAGACGTCGATAAAGGAGACGGttgtcggcgcgggctgccAGATCAAGGAAGGCGCCAAGCTGTCGCAGTGCCTGCTCATGGatggcgtcgttgtcggcaaGGGCTGCAAGCTCACCAAGTGTATCCTCGGCAAGCGGTGCGTCATTGGGGACGGGTCGGTACTGACGGATTGCGAGGTGCAAGAGAATCTCCTCGTGGAGGCGAGAA ccgaggacaaggacaacaagCTGATGAGCTCCGAGGGTCTGGAGGCTACCGAGGCGGAAATGGAGGAGGTCCTTCAGGAGGTGGACGAAGAGGTGGCCGCCGTTGCGGACGCGGCCATGGTCGACTAG
- the ATG27 gene encoding type II membrane protein (EggNog:ENOG503NU76~TransMembrane:1 (n6-16c22/23o275-297i)~COG:U~SECRETED:SignalP(1-22~SECRETED:cutsite=GWA-ML~SECRETED:prob=0.9547)) — MHPPQLSALALSVLLAPLPGWAMLDCKNIRVDGHSFDLSKLDGPHSVVTTSYDSSADTHRNTTYTLDVCKPLKKSGDKEKQKAECPNNTRVCAIQHLLQGKTDVVEKVVAIAGALENLGGSQFEYEATRLKTSDSNSDSEKEGLRLVLKGGKFPLDGKVKDRREQKAIIEFLCDKEKEGNEGEWGSEDKYEGSKTLRRADDKKEDGEDGDKDDGKEKSSSEHQLKKDNAALLWKSYGPEKDADVLRLEWHTKHACETRDGSGGDEDGNSSTHWGFFTWFVIIVFLGIAAYLIFGSWLNYNRYGARGWDLVPHGDTLRDVPYLLKDWTRRVLNTVQGTGSRGGYSAV, encoded by the exons ATGCATCCGCCGCAATTGTCGGCCTTGGCCCTCTCCGTGCtcctggcgccgctgccggggtGGGCGATGCTGGACTGCAAAAACATTCGCGTCGATGGCCATAGCTTCGACCTGAGCAAGCTCGACGGCCCACACTCGGTCGTCACGACGTCGTATGACTCGAGCGCCGACACGCACCGCAACACGACGTATACGCTGGACGTGTGCAAGCCGCTGAAGAAGAGCGGTGATAAGGAGAAGCAGAAGGCGGAGTGCCCCAACAACACCAGAG TGTGCGCGATCCAGCACCTACTACAGGGCAAGACGGACGTCGTGGAAAAAGTCGTGGCCATCGCGGGCGCGCTGGAAAACCTTGGCGGGTCGCAGTTCGAGtacgaggcgacgaggctgaaGACGAGCGACTCCAACAGCGATTCCGAGAAGGAGGGACTGCGGCTCGTgctcaagggcggcaagtttccgctcgacggcaaggtcaaaGACCGGCGCGAGCAAAAGGCCATTATCGAGTTCCTGTGCgacaaggaaaaggagggCAACGAGGGCGAGTGGGGGTCAGAGGACAAGTACGAGGGCAGCAAGACGCTGCGACGGGCTgacgacaagaaggaggatggagaagacggcgacaaggacgacggcaaggaaaagtcgtcgtcggagcacCAGCTCAAAAAGGACAACGCCGCGCTGCTCTGGAAGAGTTACGGCCCGGAAAAGGACGCCGATGTGCTGCGGCTCGAGTGGCACACCAAGCACGCGTGCGAGACGcgggacggcagcggcggggacgaagacggcaaTTCCAGCACGCACTGGGGCTTCTTCACCTGGTTTGTCATCAT CGTCTTTCTGGGCATCGCGGCCTACTTGATCTTCGGGTCGTGGCTCAACTACAACCGATACGGAGCCCGGGGGTGGGACTTGGTCCCGCACGGCGACACGCTGCGCGACGTCCCGTATCTGCTCAAGgactggacgaggcgggtgCTGAACACGGTGCAGGGCACGGGGAGCCGGGGCGGATACAGCGCGGTCtag
- a CDS encoding uncharacterized protein (COG:S~EggNog:ENOG503NWGC~TransMembrane:1 (i21-40o)), with product MSSPFDRPDRGSSRRGVWSHWVPLAVTVTVATVGLAAWVWSQRKDDADDAVDPDHDADPGLDYENADYGDNPPYGATSRNRAADARPPRRDDESVGVGPGPGPGPGPTPGDVSAAGWGARMSGALRRTPSPQQFLDSTGKTVVAGVAAAGAAMGKALASIREEDKHYGENPWSEEADAKKDRVAPTSDKRRRTVAIVVSADAQVSAADDHEIASVLSHIPRHNDFSRIKLYILIYAPHLKDTALENVTSNLPPPSLSSSFSNIGHDQAQTPGEEAKSPLASATNNAAFNAVYSQALTLVEKEPMILPFTTPNGHVHILRHIQPEIVYLQESLAGDNGSIITNLQTWLRHDVILVVGAESGSGGLADSESEAERSGKEEKWWQRPERVGRGRGVVVVDGMRVHDDWTRRVQGRE from the exons ATGTCATCGCCGTTTGATCGCCCCGACCGCGGgtcctcgcggcgcggcgtctgGTCGCATTGGGTGCCACTCGCCGTGACCGTCACAGTCGCAAccgtcggcctggccgctTGGGTCTGGAGCCagcgcaaggacgacgcagatgacgccgtcgaccccgaccacgacgccgacccCGGTCTCGACTATGAGAACGCAGACTACGGCGACAACCCTCCCTACGGCGCAACGAGCCGtaaccgcgccgccgacgcacggccgccgcgtcgcgacgacgagagcgtcGGAGTaggccccggccccggcccaggcccaggccctACGCCGGGCgacgtctccgccgccggatGGGGCGCGCGCATGTCCGGCGCTCTCCGGCGCACCCCGAGCCCGCAGCAGTTCCTCGACTCGACCGGCAAGACGgttgtcgccggcgtcgccgctgccggtgcgGCAATGGGTAAGGCGTTGGCCTCGATCCGCGAGGAAGACAAACACTACGGCGAGAACCCATGGTCCGAGGAAGCCGACGCGAAAAAGGACCGCGTCGCGCCCACATCGGACAAGAGACGCAGGACCGTCGCCATCGTGGTGTCGGCAGACGCACAAGTCtcagccgccgacgaccatGAGATTGCC TCCGTCCTGTCTCACATTCCGCGCCACAATGACTTCTCTCGGATCAAGCTCTACATCCTCATCTACGCCCCTCACTTGAAGGACACTGCGCTGGAGAACGTTACCAGTAACCTTCCGCCACCTTCGCTGAGCTCGTCCTTCTCTAACATTGGCCACGATCAAGCGCAAACtccgggcgaggaggccaagaGCCCTCT CGCGTCTGCGACCAACAATGCGGCCTTCAATGCCGTGTATTCGCAAGCCCTAACGCTCGTGGAAAAGGAGCCGATGATCCTGCCATTTACGACGCCGAACGGCCACGTGCACATCTTGCGACACATCCAGCCAGAGATTGTCTACCTTCAGGAGTCATTGGCGGGCGACAAtggcagcatcatcaccaacctTCAGACGTGGCTGCGCCATGACGTGATCCTGGTCGTCGGTGCCGAGAGCGGCTCCGGAGGCCTCGCGGACAGTGAGTCAGAGGCAGAGCGGAGcggcaaggaggagaagTGGTGGCAGCGCCCCGAGAGGGtcgggcgcggccgcggtgtCGTGGTCGTAGATGGCATGCGGGTGCATGACGACTGGACTCGTCGCGTCCAGGGCCGCGAATGA
- a CDS encoding uncharacterized protein (EggNog:ENOG503NVIB~COG:S), whose amino-acid sequence MVTVSPVPIPTPKVKRPVPPGIQTNGSSAPAGTSSPSPSISAKKPPTSAKQTPTSASDRTITASTVRPVNRARREASSQALGRASRNSAGLRITSSLDMMATDSQPRPYALSHSDVLKKFAGRPPSLVLHLHPGHFRFDGQDSVFAYKSPMKVFLEHLRAKTIPHDLLEYLIQANVPFYDGCLIVQVHDHKSQAQPKDAAKSKAASSAVVPSSIHNYNQYLTPSPYVAFPKDGAQASGANKKDEEEQKDAKPADKDAESMPAPSLPGDSSKAKSPAKAKVFTTVLFPTQESLQADLRIKATTAGAVGDGAVPPSTPMSLVPPTPTAGNMPPPAKRQKKEKMELDGSNIYAVEGQILLATTPKLMLEPTKNAEETIALLDAWAHPSHSEAPPQPKSRKRTVAEMAADEAAAADQERYMLVLDDRLSATAAGNQVSGGADGDAQNGATTFEPRFERFKVIEDIKRDQAEKKEQERIKQQENDRRMLMQRQQEAMQRQQAEAEKARREQAAARENQLRQAEAQRQAMAARAAAASQAQNTQNMGQQQHGHPAQSGTMPTGMPNGAAVAGQNAMANGMQGQAQPRFQAQMSQAPASSPVIRQGTPQNMSSPMVGSVPMQQTNSNMANSPPRPPSVVQNAQMGVPMAHQMSARGSQQSHPSGTPRMPHSTPNMSHGTPINRPAMVATPRMTQASPPPNMMAQNSQMGQAMMMNNQGMAQHNPQVFAQMAAQQRAIAQQQQQMAAMQGGGAQAGMNGQGMSPQQQQMMQMMQRQMMIQQQQQQQQQQQQQRQQQQQQQQQQQQQHQQQQQQPGGMMTPQQQQQQFAQYAQQLQNMQGNQLRQMSPQMQAQLQQMARMGQMGNPMQRQVSGQMMNGNVNMQALAAMQMQQAQQAQQHQGQPQQMGANPIQAQIQASARQIYGRLMQNAVSRFGGQDRVPPEAIDKMKQSSMAQAQQLLQNSMAQRRAQQQMMMQQQAAAQQQQQQQQQQHAAMQGMGGMMGHQGM is encoded by the exons ATGGTCACCGTCAGCCCCGTCCCCATTCCTACGCCAAAGGTCAAGCGGCCTGTCCCTCCCGGCATACAGACTAATGGCTCCTCTGCGCCTGCTgggacgtcgtcgccttctcCTTCCATATCCGCCAAGAAGCCTCCGACGAGCGCCAAACAGACCccgacctcggcgagcgacCGCACCATTACCGCATCCACGGTGCGACCAGTGAACCGCGCCCGTCGGGAGGCATCATCGCAGGCCCTGGGCAGGGCCTCAAGAAATAGCGCGGGCTTGCGCATTACCTCATCGCTCGATATGATGGCTACGGACTCGCAGCCGCGCCCATACG CCCTGTCACACAGCGATGTTCTCAAAAAATTCGCCGGCCGACCACCGTCCTTGGTCCTTCATCTCCATCCAGGACACTTTCGATTCGACGGACAGGATAGCGTGTTCGCGTACAAGTCCCCGATGAAGGTGTTTCTGGAGCACCTCCGGGCCAAGACGATCCCCCACGACCTTTTGGAGTATCTTATACAGGCCAATGTGCCATTCTACGACGGCTGCCTCATTGTGCAGGTTCACGACCACAAGTCTCAGGCTCAGCCAAAGGATGCCGCCAAGTCTAAAGCCGCGTCCAGCGCCGTTGTGCCGTCGAGCATCCACAACTACAACCAGTACCTGACACCTTCGCCATACGTCGCGTTTCCCAAAGATGGAGCGCAggccagcggcgccaacaagaaagacgaggaggaacaAAAAGATGCGAAACCGGCCGACAAGGATGCGGAGAGCATGCCGGCCCCGAGCCTTCCAGGCGACAGCTCCAAGGCAAAGTCTcccgccaaggccaaggtctTCACCACAGTGCTCTTTCCCACACAAGAGAGCCTGCAGGCGGACCTGAGAATAaaagcgacgacggctggcgCTGTCGGTGATGGAGCGGTGCCCCCGTCGACCCCGATGTCCTTAGTCCCTCCTACCCCGACGGCCGGCAACATGCCACCCCCAGCGAAACGTCAGAAGAAAGAGAAGATGGAGCTCGATGGGAGCAACATATACGCGGTCGAGGGGCAGATTTTGCTGGCGACCACCCCCAAGCTCATGCTCGAGCCGACCAAGAATGCGGAGGAGACCAtcgcgctgctggacgcTTGGGCGCACCCCAGCCATTCCGAGGCGCCTCCACAGCCAAAATCGCGCAAGCGTACCGTGGCCGAGATGgcagccgacgaggccgcggccgccgaccaggAGCGTTACATGCTCGTCCTGGACGACAGGCTGTCCGCCACGGCAGCGGGCAATCAGGTCTCCGGAGGTGCAGACGGAGACGCACAAAACGGCGCCACCACTTTCGAGCCACGGTTCGAGCGGTTCAAGGTTATCGAGGATATCAAGAGAGACCAGGCCGAGAAAAAGGAACAGGAGCGCATCAAGCAGCAAGAGAACGACCGTCGCATGCTTATGCAGCGACAGCAAGAGGCGATGCAGaggcagcaggccgaggccgagaaggcaAGGCGGGAGCAGGCCGCGGCACGGGAAAACCAGCTGCGACAGGCCGAAGCTCAACGACAAGCcatggcggcccgcgccgcggctgcaAGCCAGGCACAGAACACACAAAACatgggccagcagcagcatggacATCCCGCTCAGAGTGGGACCATGCCGACTGGCATGCCCAACGgtgccgccgtggctggccaaaacgccatggccaacgGCATGCAAGGCCAGGCACAACCTCGCTTCCAGGCTCAAATGTCACAGGCTCCCGCTTCGTCGCCCGTCATACGACAGGGCACACCGCAGAACATGTCTTCGCCCATGGTCGGCAGCGTTCCCATGCAGCAGACCAACTCGAACATGGCCAACAGCCCTCCACGACCGCCCTCGGTGGTTCAAAACGCCCAGATGGGTGTGCCCATGGCCCATCAGATGTCCGCCCGTGGCAGCCAGCAAAGCCATCCTTCAGGGACGCCCCGAATGCCCCATTCCACGCCCAACATGTCGCATGGCACACCTATTAACCGGCCTGCAATGGTCGCGACTCCACGCATGACGCAGGCGAGCCCGCCACCCAATATGATGGCTCAGAACTCGCAGATGGGCcaggccatgatgatgaacAATCAAGGCATGGCACAGCACAACCCTCAAGTGTTTGCGCAGATGGCGGCTCAGCAGCGCGCCATTgcccaacaacagcagcagatggCTGCCatgcaaggcggcggcgcgcaagcGGGCATGAATGGCCAAGGAATGTcgccccagcagcaacagATGATGCAGATGATGCAGCGGCAAATGATGAtacaacaacagcagcagcagcagcagcagcaacaacaacaacgacaacaacaacaacaacaacaacaacaacaacaacagcaacaccagcagcagcagcaacagccggGAGGTATGATGACGCctcagcagcaacagcagcaatTTGCCCAGTatgcgcagcagcttcagAACATGCAAGGCAACCAACTGCGGCAAATGAGCCCGCAGATGCAGGCTCAACTGCAACAGATGGCGCGGATGGGACAAATGGGGAACCCGATGCAGAGGCAGGTCAGCGGCCAGATGATGAACGGCAACGTCAACATGCAGGCACTGGCTGCTATGCAGATGCAGCAGGCtcagcaggcgcagcagcaccaaggccagccgcagcagaTGGGAGCCAACCCGATTCAGGCGCAGATCCAGGCCAGCGCCCGCCAGATTTACGGGCGACTTATGCAGAACGCTGTGAGCAGATTTGGAGGCCAAGACCGGGTGCCACCGGAGGCGATCGATAAAATGAAGCAGAGTTCCATGGCCCAGGCACAGCAACTTCTCCAGAATTCGATGGCGCAACgacgcgcgcagcagcagatgatgatgcagcAACAAGCGGCtgcgcaacaacaacaacagcagcagcagcagcaacacgcAGCGATGCAGGGCATGGGGGGTATGATGGGACACCAAGGGATGTAG